A single window of Synechococcus sp. C9 DNA harbors:
- a CDS encoding Tic22 family protein, which yields MNSLIRGGLIVSLLCGAGIGFTPTLAPAIAQGIPAKDIAEQLKQVPVFTLIDSTGKQSLTITIKDGGKDKEISFFFFSPQDAQTALQRVQAQNPAIAKGAQIRAIGLDKAYELAKSVQQSKDQKFDVSFQPEGAQVDAALKILQANGQKTDKFPGIPLFFITGGPQQAQLTVQVSDPKGGKSEEMAPMFFSRQDADAFLAEVKKQDPKIGESAKIQVSSLDRLVAIMEQKNDPQLRQLYFVPSSSALRFIQQQQGNTGNRPQTQPAPRPQASPAPQPQTSPAPRPQASPAPKPQ from the coding sequence ATGAACAGTTTGATTCGGGGTGGTTTGATCGTCAGTCTGTTGTGCGGTGCTGGCATTGGTTTCACCCCCACCCTCGCCCCAGCCATTGCCCAGGGAATTCCGGCGAAGGACATTGCTGAACAATTGAAACAGGTGCCGGTTTTCACCCTCATTGACAGCACTGGTAAACAAAGTTTAACCATCACCATCAAAGACGGCGGCAAGGATAAGGAAATTAGTTTTTTCTTCTTTAGCCCCCAGGATGCCCAAACCGCTCTCCAACGGGTACAAGCCCAAAATCCTGCCATTGCCAAGGGTGCCCAAATTCGTGCCATTGGTCTGGATAAAGCCTACGAATTAGCCAAATCTGTCCAACAAAGCAAAGACCAGAAGTTTGATGTCAGTTTTCAGCCGGAGGGGGCGCAGGTGGATGCGGCTTTGAAAATTCTCCAGGCTAATGGTCAAAAAACTGATAAATTTCCTGGCATTCCCCTGTTTTTCATCACCGGGGGTCCCCAACAAGCCCAACTGACCGTGCAGGTGAGCGACCCGAAAGGGGGCAAAAGCGAGGAAATGGCACCCATGTTTTTCAGCCGTCAAGATGCGGATGCCTTCCTGGCAGAAGTGAAAAAACAGGACCCGAAAATTGGGGAATCAGCCAAAATCCAAGTCAGTAGCCTCGACCGGTTGGTGGCGATCATGGAACAAAAAAATGACCCCCAACTGCGGCAGTTGTACTTCGTTCCCTCCAGTTCCGCCCTGCGGTTTATCCAACAACAACAGGGGAATACGGGCAACCGCCCCCAAACCCAACCGGCTCCTCGTCCCCAAGCCAGTCCTGCCCCCCAACCGCAAACCTCCCCAGCACCCCGTCCCCAAGCCTCCCCTGCCCCCAAACCCCAGTAA